In one Deltaproteobacteria bacterium genomic region, the following are encoded:
- a CDS encoding MaoC family dehydratase, protein MSKTGFSVPREERYFEDYVAGSVHEFGPISLDEDEIIDFGKRFVPQPYHIDRELAKKTLYKGLIASGWHTAAAMMRVYSDNYLSAVANLGSPGVDELRWTKPVRPGDELTVRVTVLETRRSSSKPDRGIVNSLLETLNQEGDVVMSMKMINFMTARQTSG, encoded by the coding sequence ATGAGTAAAACGGGATTCAGTGTCCCCAGGGAGGAACGTTACTTCGAAGACTACGTGGCCGGTTCGGTGCACGAGTTCGGCCCTATAAGCCTTGACGAAGACGAGATCATCGACTTCGGCAAGCGGTTCGTGCCGCAGCCATATCACATCGATCGGGAGCTGGCGAAGAAGACCCTTTACAAGGGGCTTATCGCCAGCGGTTGGCACACGGCGGCGGCCATGATGCGGGTCTACTCGGACAACTATCTTTCGGCGGTGGCCAACCTCGGCTCTCCCGGCGTGGACGAGTTGCGCTGGACCAAGCCGGTGCGGCCGGGGGACGAGTTGACGGTGCGGGTGACGGTGCTGGAGACGCGGCGGTCGAGTTCGAAGCCCGACCGGGGCATCGTCAATTCGTTGCTGGAAACCTTGAACCAGGAGGGCGACGTGGTCATGAGCATGAAGATGATCAACTTCATGACCGCCCGCCAGACGTCCGGGTAG
- a CDS encoding MFS transporter, whose product MKPVKRQGPRFAGFMSTWWVVFAGAFAHAVSTGLAYFGLAAYFPSFEREFGWSRTAISGAFSMARVESGLLGPAEGYMTDRLGPRRVMYLGTVICALGFLGMSFVNSLPMLYVTIVVGIVLGSSVGFYIPVSVVVATLFRARRSLAFGIFRTGPGLSGLLVPVVGLMIVWWGWRAASVASAVIIVAMGWPLARAIGGAYERSVGLAESPRDTTARGAAAKAPAPEISLSVKEVLRTRSFWFLAGVMGLRQMVTEGLSVHLVILLVDRGWAQEVAAGLLGVSALIGVPARLAFGWMGDFIEKRLLMIGLLGTLSVSVLTMAMTDSSTWFMAGLVMYSLCYGGLASLQEPIRADYFGVRHFASIQGFSRMFVTAGSVMGPVSAGFFYDLTHSYTIPLAIFAGSAFVSTVLMFFTLPPARDSRR is encoded by the coding sequence GTGAAGCCGGTCAAGAGGCAGGGCCCCCGCTTCGCCGGCTTCATGTCCACCTGGTGGGTCGTGTTCGCCGGCGCCTTCGCGCACGCCGTCAGCACCGGTCTGGCCTACTTCGGCCTGGCCGCCTATTTCCCGTCCTTCGAGCGGGAGTTCGGCTGGAGTCGCACCGCCATCTCCGGCGCCTTCTCCATGGCCCGGGTGGAATCCGGACTGCTGGGTCCGGCCGAAGGGTACATGACCGACCGCCTGGGGCCGAGGCGCGTGATGTACCTGGGCACCGTCATCTGCGCGCTGGGGTTCCTCGGCATGAGCTTCGTGAACTCCCTGCCGATGCTCTACGTCACCATCGTCGTGGGCATCGTGCTGGGTTCCAGCGTCGGATTCTACATCCCCGTGAGCGTGGTGGTGGCGACGCTCTTCCGCGCGCGCCGGAGCCTCGCGTTCGGCATCTTCCGGACCGGACCGGGGCTGTCCGGACTGCTGGTGCCGGTGGTGGGCCTGATGATCGTGTGGTGGGGCTGGCGCGCGGCCTCGGTGGCCTCGGCGGTGATCATCGTGGCCATGGGGTGGCCTCTCGCGCGGGCCATCGGGGGGGCGTATGAGCGCAGTGTCGGCCTCGCGGAGTCACCGCGCGACACCACGGCCCGGGGGGCGGCGGCCAAGGCCCCCGCCCCCGAGATCTCGCTGTCGGTGAAGGAGGTGCTGCGCACCCGTTCGTTCTGGTTCCTCGCCGGGGTCATGGGGCTGCGGCAGATGGTCACCGAGGGCCTCTCGGTCCACTTGGTCATCCTGCTGGTGGACCGGGGGTGGGCGCAGGAAGTGGCGGCCGGACTGCTCGGCGTCTCCGCCCTCATCGGCGTCCCCGCGCGCCTGGCTTTCGGCTGGATGGGGGACTTCATCGAGAAGCGCCTCTTGATGATCGGCCTGCTCGGCACCCTCAGCGTTTCGGTCCTGACCATGGCCATGACCGATTCCTCCACATGGTTCATGGCCGGCCTGGTGATGTACTCGCTCTGCTACGGCGGCCTCGCCTCGCTCCAGGAGCCTATTCGCGCCGACTACTTCGGCGTGCGCCACTTCGCCAGCATCCAGGGCTTCAGCCGCATGTTCGTGACCGCCGGCAGCGTCATGGGGCCCGTCAGCGCCGGCTTCTTCTACGACCTGACCCACAGCTACACGATCCCCCTCGCGATCTTCGCCGGATCCGCGTTCGTGTCCACGGTGCTCATGTTCTTTACGCTGCCGCCGGCACGCGACTCGCGGAGGTAA
- a CDS encoding xanthine dehydrogenase family protein molybdopterin-binding subunit yields MATGNIVGVSTPRVEGVGKVTGEAVYAVDVTLPDMLWGKVLRSPVPYGKIKRIDTSRAEQVPGVRAVVTSADVAGLKIGRRLRDMPILAEDVVRFVGEKVAAVAADSEEAAERAAELIEVEYEDLEPLLDPLEAVKPSAPLLHPDVVNYDGLMAPLEEPTNTFVYLSWGKGDIEQGFAESDVIVENTFYTQSQHQGYIEPHSCVVDVKEAGNADIWACSKTPFALRQQIAKALEVPFESLMVHPCYIGGDFGGKGDFMDVAVAYVLSRKSGRPVKMVMDYDEELMAGNPRHACTIKVRTGVKRDGRIMAHHLDFIFDSGAYGAFKPIGFLFGAQEAGGPYNMPHHLSEERVVYTNKIPCGHMRAPGDPQGFFATESQMDAVARELGLDPVEFRRINLMHDGDESPTGHVMHHIKTEETLDLALVESGYRAPKGPTTGRGVAVAQWLPLGGECYAFVTIDTAGAITVSCAAMDQGSGTYTVLRQLVAQELQVPLESVNLETLDSTQVEKDQGLGGSRGTRIYGNAAWFAVTAVKEELLRIAAEAMGTEAARLALAEGGVTQLDAERRMTYAEIARAKGAEIRGEGYYNDTTMGPEASMCAQVVEVDVDPETGQVRLDKVTVALNTGTIINPLLHQGQIDGGIVMAVGYALMEEVLFDDGKVTTANLGDYKIPTIRDVPELRTALIQSDTGSGPYNSMSIGETPVIPFAAAVANAVADATGARIHSLPITAEKVQSRMSRSGTPATGTGQGLDSVV; encoded by the coding sequence ATGGCGACAGGCAATATCGTGGGCGTGTCCACCCCCCGGGTGGAGGGTGTGGGCAAGGTGACGGGCGAGGCGGTCTACGCGGTGGACGTGACCCTGCCGGACATGCTGTGGGGCAAGGTGCTGCGCAGCCCGGTTCCTTACGGAAAGATCAAGCGCATCGACACGAGCCGGGCGGAGCAGGTGCCGGGCGTCCGGGCGGTGGTCACGAGCGCGGACGTGGCCGGGCTCAAGATCGGCCGGCGGCTGCGCGACATGCCGATCCTGGCCGAGGACGTGGTGCGCTTCGTGGGCGAGAAGGTGGCGGCGGTGGCCGCAGACAGCGAGGAGGCGGCGGAACGGGCGGCGGAACTGATCGAGGTGGAGTACGAGGACCTGGAGCCCTTGCTGGACCCGCTGGAGGCGGTGAAGCCCTCGGCGCCGCTGCTCCACCCCGACGTCGTGAACTACGACGGTCTCATGGCGCCGCTGGAAGAGCCCACCAACACCTTCGTGTACCTGTCCTGGGGCAAGGGCGACATCGAGCAGGGCTTCGCCGAGTCCGATGTCATCGTGGAGAACACGTTCTACACGCAGTCCCAGCACCAGGGCTACATCGAGCCGCATTCCTGCGTGGTGGACGTGAAGGAGGCGGGGAACGCGGATATCTGGGCGTGCAGCAAGACGCCGTTCGCCCTGCGCCAGCAGATCGCCAAGGCCCTGGAGGTGCCGTTCGAGAGCCTGATGGTGCACCCCTGCTACATCGGCGGCGACTTCGGCGGCAAGGGCGACTTCATGGACGTGGCCGTGGCCTATGTGCTGTCGCGCAAGAGCGGGCGCCCGGTGAAGATGGTGATGGACTACGACGAGGAACTCATGGCCGGGAACCCGCGCCACGCCTGCACCATCAAGGTGCGCACCGGGGTCAAGCGCGACGGCCGCATCATGGCGCACCACCTCGACTTCATCTTCGACAGCGGCGCCTACGGCGCGTTCAAGCCCATCGGTTTCCTCTTCGGCGCCCAGGAAGCGGGCGGTCCGTACAACATGCCGCACCACCTGAGCGAGGAGCGGGTGGTGTACACCAACAAGATCCCGTGCGGCCACATGCGCGCGCCCGGGGACCCGCAGGGCTTCTTCGCCACCGAGAGCCAGATGGACGCGGTGGCCAGGGAGCTGGGCCTGGACCCGGTGGAGTTCCGCCGGATCAACCTGATGCACGACGGCGACGAGTCGCCCACCGGCCACGTGATGCATCACATCAAGACGGAGGAGACCCTGGATCTGGCCCTCGTGGAGTCCGGCTACCGCGCTCCCAAGGGCCCCACCACCGGACGGGGCGTGGCCGTGGCCCAGTGGCTGCCCCTCGGGGGCGAGTGCTACGCCTTCGTGACCATCGACACGGCCGGGGCCATCACGGTTTCGTGCGCGGCCATGGACCAGGGCAGCGGCACCTACACGGTGCTGCGGCAACTGGTGGCGCAGGAGCTCCAGGTGCCGCTGGAGTCCGTCAACCTGGAGACCCTGGACTCCACCCAGGTGGAGAAGGACCAAGGCCTGGGCGGCAGCCGCGGTACCCGCATCTACGGCAACGCCGCCTGGTTCGCGGTGACGGCGGTGAAGGAGGAGCTGCTGCGGATCGCCGCCGAGGCCATGGGAACGGAGGCGGCCAGGCTGGCCCTGGCCGAGGGCGGCGTGACCCAGCTCGATGCCGAACGGCGCATGACCTACGCCGAGATCGCCCGGGCCAAGGGCGCCGAGATCCGCGGCGAGGGGTACTACAACGACACCACCATGGGTCCCGAGGCGTCCATGTGCGCCCAGGTGGTGGAGGTGGATGTGGATCCCGAGACCGGACAGGTGCGGCTCGACAAGGTCACCGTGGCGCTCAACACCGGTACCATCATCAACCCGCTGCTGCACCAGGGCCAGATCGACGGCGGCATCGTCATGGCGGTGGGCTACGCGCTCATGGAGGAGGTGCTGTTCGACGACGGCAAGGTCACCACCGCCAACCTGGGCGACTACAAGATCCCCACCATACGGGACGTGCCCGAGCTGCGTACCGCCCTGATCCAGTCCGACACCGGCAGCGGCCCCTACAACAGCATGAGCATCGGCGAGACCCCCGTCATCCCGTTCGCCGCCGCGGTGGCCAACGCCGTCGCCGACGCCACCGGCGCGCGCATCCATTCGCTGCCGATCACGGCGGAGAAGGTCCAGTCGAGGATGTCCCGATCGGGCACGCCGGCCACCGGAACCGGCCAAGGCCTGGACAGTGTAGTGTGA
- a CDS encoding type II toxin-antitoxin system ParD family antitoxin: MAVKSSISLTDEQHAFARTLVESGRYASLSAVLQQGVDMLRQRMDAEELELAALREVLTRRRAGTFVSAERMDGTLAEMFSRKRRAHGVSS; this comes from the coding sequence GTGGCTGTCAAGTCATCCATATCCCTCACCGACGAGCAGCATGCCTTCGCCAGGACACTGGTGGAGAGCGGCCGCTACGCCAGTCTCAGCGCTGTACTCCAGCAAGGTGTGGACATGCTCCGCCAGCGTATGGACGCCGAAGAGCTGGAGCTTGCGGCGTTGCGGGAAGTTCTCACCCGCCGTCGCGCCGGTACCTTCGTCAGCGCGGAACGGATGGACGGCACGTTGGCGGAGATGTTTTCACGCAAGCGCCGGGCACATGGCGTATCGTCTTGA
- a CDS encoding type II toxin-antitoxin system RelE/ParE family toxin: protein MAYRLEFSADAERDFGLIFDHLFDSYVGFGENLESALDHAEARIREIRAATDSISAMPHRGQRHDDLLPGVRHLPIERAIYWFDVDDELRSVRVLAVFFGGQDHIRHMTTRLLGD, encoded by the coding sequence ATGGCGTATCGTCTTGAGTTCTCGGCCGACGCGGAACGCGATTTCGGACTGATCTTCGACCATCTTTTCGACAGCTACGTCGGTTTCGGCGAAAACCTGGAGAGCGCACTCGATCATGCGGAGGCACGGATACGGGAGATCCGCGCGGCGACAGACAGCATATCGGCCATGCCCCACCGGGGCCAGCGCCACGACGATCTCCTGCCGGGCGTGCGGCACTTGCCCATCGAACGGGCGATCTACTGGTTCGATGTCGACGACGAACTCCGGAGCGTGCGTGTCCTGGCCGTGTTCTTCGGCGGGCAGGACCACATCCGCCACATGACGACGCGGCTCCTCGGCGACTGA
- a CDS encoding NAD-dependent deacetylase: MDLDEFAARLRRATDIVFFTGAGISTESGIPDFRSPGGKWSRMRPVYYDEFVSSEEARVQAWQRKKESYQLYKDVTPNIGHTSIGDLEKRGKLLGLITQNIDGLHSRGGVSDEKIVELHGSDRTVVCLGCGKLFDPDEVLASLGETFTSPRCDACDGLLKTGTISFGQAMPQAAMSQAQIWSEAAEIFIVVGSSLVVQPAASFPVIAKQAGALLAIVNREPTHIEPLADYSHQGEIGEFFRTLNPLLADA; encoded by the coding sequence ATGGACCTCGACGAATTCGCCGCAAGACTCCGCCGCGCCACGGACATCGTCTTCTTCACCGGCGCGGGCATCAGCACCGAGTCCGGCATTCCCGACTTCAGAAGCCCGGGCGGCAAGTGGAGCCGCATGCGGCCGGTCTACTACGACGAGTTCGTCAGCAGCGAGGAGGCGCGCGTCCAGGCGTGGCAGCGCAAGAAGGAAAGCTACCAGCTCTACAAGGACGTGACGCCCAACATCGGCCACACCTCCATCGGCGACCTTGAGAAGCGCGGCAAGCTCTTGGGCCTCATCACCCAGAACATCGACGGCCTGCACAGCCGGGGCGGCGTGTCGGACGAGAAGATCGTCGAGTTGCACGGCTCGGACCGCACTGTGGTGTGCCTGGGCTGCGGCAAGCTCTTCGACCCTGACGAGGTTCTCGCGAGCCTCGGGGAAACCTTCACGTCGCCGCGCTGCGACGCGTGCGACGGCCTGCTCAAGACCGGCACCATCTCCTTCGGCCAGGCCATGCCCCAGGCGGCCATGAGCCAGGCCCAGATCTGGAGCGAGGCGGCGGAGATCTTCATCGTCGTCGGCTCGTCCCTCGTGGTCCAGCCCGCGGCGTCCTTCCCCGTCATCGCCAAACAGGCCGGCGCGCTCCTCGCCATCGTCAACCGCGAACCCACCCACATCGAACCCCTGGCGGACTACAGCCACCAGGGCGAAATCGGCGAGTTCTTTCGCACGCTGAACCCGCTGCTGGCGGACGCCTGA
- a CDS encoding MFS transporter — protein sequence MPAAATPESSRTDWGSVLVAALSAVGPAMVVAVMGIGLPEIRASLHLSEVWAGTLFTAIFVVAACASWSAGRLSDSLGRRRVLVAGGFSLGLGFGLVSTAQSYGATIAFLALAGLGYGIITASVLSLVSDLLPSRRGFGMGLLSGTYGLGSVSGPLVAAAIIQRFGWRGATATVGCIAATIALVQWLRIREPARARTAPHAADARRPPVMNRNMYLLAAAQFFGGSVFWITSSWTPTFLRETVRLTLDEAGLVMAAWGATPILGAMGLGMLSDRMGRKRIILMGAFPGVLVVLMVYGWLAHALALAAGICLLGLCKSPIPSLVVALAQDTVAEGRVGAASGLIMSMHYVAALTTPVAMGQLITWLDSMTLAMLLGSGVAFAVFGVLVSSVRERA from the coding sequence GTGCCGGCCGCCGCGACTCCCGAGTCCAGCCGGACCGACTGGGGGTCCGTACTGGTTGCGGCCCTCTCCGCCGTGGGCCCGGCAATGGTAGTGGCGGTGATGGGGATAGGCCTGCCGGAAATCCGGGCCAGCCTCCATCTCTCGGAGGTGTGGGCGGGTACTCTTTTCACCGCCATCTTCGTGGTCGCGGCGTGCGCGAGCTGGTCGGCCGGGCGGCTGTCCGACAGTCTCGGCCGGCGCAGGGTGCTGGTCGCCGGCGGGTTCTCCCTGGGCCTTGGATTCGGTCTCGTATCGACGGCCCAGAGCTACGGGGCCACGATCGCCTTCCTGGCGTTGGCCGGCCTGGGATACGGCATCATCACCGCCTCGGTCCTGTCCCTGGTATCCGATCTCCTGCCCTCGAGACGAGGGTTCGGAATGGGCCTCCTCTCCGGCACCTACGGCCTCGGCAGCGTCAGCGGCCCCTTGGTGGCCGCGGCCATCATCCAGCGCTTCGGCTGGCGCGGCGCCACCGCCACGGTGGGCTGCATCGCCGCCACCATCGCGTTGGTCCAGTGGCTGCGCATCCGCGAACCCGCCCGGGCCCGCACCGCTCCTCATGCGGCCGACGCCCGGCGACCGCCGGTGATGAACCGTAACATGTACCTTCTGGCGGCGGCGCAGTTCTTCGGCGGGTCCGTGTTCTGGATCACCTCCTCCTGGACACCCACGTTCCTGCGCGAGACCGTCCGGCTGACGCTCGACGAGGCGGGCCTGGTGATGGCGGCCTGGGGCGCCACCCCCATTCTCGGGGCCATGGGGCTGGGGATGCTGTCCGACAGGATGGGCCGGAAGCGCATCATCCTGATGGGGGCCTTCCCGGGCGTGCTGGTGGTGCTGATGGTCTACGGATGGCTTGCCCATGCGCTGGCCCTGGCCGCGGGCATCTGTCTCCTGGGCCTGTGCAAGTCACCGATCCCCTCGCTGGTGGTGGCGCTGGCCCAGGACACCGTCGCCGAGGGCCGGGTAGGCGCCGCCAGCGGCCTCATCATGTCCATGCACTACGTCGCCGCCCTCACCACGCCGGTGGCCATGGGACAGCTCATCACCTGGCTGGACAGCATGACGCTGGCGATGCTGCTGGGGTCGGGAGTGGCGTTCGCGGTGTTCGGAGTACTCGTGAGCAGCGTCAGGGAACGCGCTTGA
- a CDS encoding TRAP transporter substrate-binding protein, whose protein sequence is MNRRDFLTGAAVGVVVGAGATAAYMSSQQEAPPAPAPVAKQPAAPAIVKDRIEIAVVTTWPRDFPGLGTGAQRFAKRVQDMSDGRIQVSYFAAGERVGAFDSFDEVASGNAQAYHAADYYWKGKHPGWAYFTAVPFGLTYTEMNAWIRFGGGQELWDELAGEFGLKGLMCGNTGVQMGGWFRKEINSAEDLKGLKMRIPGLGGDVMAKLGASPVSLPGGQIYENLVSGAIDATEWVGPWNDEVMKFYEAAKYYYYPGMHEPGSMLSAGFNKKFWESLSKSDQALIEAAASTENDVMMSEYNAKNGAALARLTRDQGVQVRKFNDEIYDSFGKAAQEVFDGVVQHSALAKRIHESFDKSRREVGGWSNVSDQAYVAQRNRVLGT, encoded by the coding sequence ATGAATCGTCGTGACTTTCTCACCGGGGCAGCAGTCGGCGTGGTGGTGGGCGCGGGTGCAACCGCGGCCTACATGTCGAGCCAGCAAGAAGCGCCACCAGCGCCGGCGCCCGTGGCCAAACAGCCTGCGGCGCCGGCCATCGTGAAGGACCGCATCGAGATCGCCGTCGTGACGACCTGGCCACGCGACTTTCCCGGTCTCGGGACCGGGGCGCAACGCTTCGCCAAGCGCGTCCAGGACATGAGCGACGGTCGCATCCAGGTAAGCTACTTCGCCGCGGGCGAGCGCGTCGGCGCCTTCGACTCCTTTGACGAGGTGGCGTCGGGCAACGCGCAGGCCTATCATGCGGCCGACTACTACTGGAAAGGCAAGCATCCCGGCTGGGCCTACTTTACCGCCGTGCCCTTCGGCCTCACGTACACCGAGATGAACGCCTGGATCCGCTTCGGCGGAGGGCAGGAGCTCTGGGACGAGTTGGCCGGCGAGTTCGGACTCAAGGGCCTCATGTGCGGCAACACCGGTGTCCAGATGGGCGGGTGGTTCCGCAAAGAGATCAACAGCGCCGAGGACCTCAAGGGCCTCAAGATGCGCATCCCCGGCCTGGGCGGCGACGTCATGGCTAAGCTCGGCGCCTCGCCGGTGTCCCTGCCGGGCGGCCAGATCTACGAGAACCTCGTGTCGGGCGCCATCGACGCCACCGAATGGGTGGGGCCGTGGAACGACGAAGTCATGAAGTTCTACGAGGCCGCCAAGTACTATTATTATCCGGGCATGCACGAACCCGGCTCCATGCTGTCGGCCGGCTTCAACAAGAAGTTCTGGGAATCGTTGTCGAAATCGGACCAGGCGCTGATCGAGGCGGCGGCGTCGACGGAGAACGACGTCATGATGTCCGAATACAACGCCAAGAACGGCGCGGCGCTTGCGCGGCTCACCCGCGATCAGGGAGTCCAGGTCCGCAAGTTCAACGACGAGATCTACGATTCCTTCGGAAAGGCCGCCCAGGAAGTCTTCGACGGCGTGGTGCAACACAGCGCCCTCGCCAAGCGCATTCACGAGAGCTTCGACAAGTCCCGGCGAGAAGTCGGCGGCTGGTCGAACGTCTCCGACCAGGCGTACGTGGCACAGCGCAACCGCGTGCTGGGCACCTAG
- a CDS encoding TRAP transporter small permease subunit, producing MTTSRADAGGGRHGTADALYRALALSLAALTFVFLFNNYLDFWQGWPGPARVFGVGTEAPLGGAVIFQAWLQLASYVLTVAVIFVLALRTRERAFASDAALLKAVTTYIIATAFWATFLIGIVDGVISFLRVEGLLPAVLGETLGQKLGVPSFRGTYVHIPLILAGAAVACFKRGLDFIWLSLLVVVAEFQIVIARFIFSYEQAFMGDLVRFWYAALFLFASAHTLVAGGHVRVDVLFTHFSEKRKALVNAWGSMVLGVPLCWTILGVGMSGQASVINSPLLYFETSQSGFGLYVKYLMAGFLAVYAVSMMTQFLAYFLDAMAVLRGQAANHPTPEPS from the coding sequence GTGACAACGTCTCGGGCGGACGCGGGCGGGGGACGGCACGGCACGGCGGATGCACTCTACCGCGCGTTGGCCCTGTCGCTGGCGGCCTTGACCTTCGTCTTCCTCTTCAACAACTATCTCGACTTCTGGCAGGGCTGGCCCGGACCGGCGCGCGTCTTCGGGGTCGGGACAGAAGCGCCGCTCGGCGGAGCGGTGATCTTCCAGGCGTGGCTGCAACTCGCCAGCTACGTCCTTACGGTGGCCGTCATCTTCGTCCTCGCGCTCAGGACCCGCGAACGCGCCTTCGCGTCGGACGCCGCGCTGCTCAAGGCGGTCACCACGTACATCATCGCCACCGCCTTCTGGGCGACATTCCTCATCGGCATCGTCGACGGGGTCATCTCGTTCCTGCGCGTGGAAGGCTTGCTGCCCGCGGTGCTGGGCGAGACGCTGGGTCAGAAGCTGGGAGTCCCGAGCTTCCGGGGCACCTACGTCCACATACCGCTGATCCTGGCCGGGGCCGCAGTCGCCTGCTTCAAGCGCGGGCTGGACTTCATCTGGCTCTCGCTCCTCGTGGTGGTGGCAGAGTTTCAGATCGTAATCGCCCGCTTCATCTTTTCCTACGAGCAGGCCTTCATGGGCGACTTGGTGCGTTTCTGGTACGCCGCGCTGTTCCTGTTCGCCAGCGCCCACACCCTGGTCGCCGGGGGCCACGTACGCGTGGACGTCCTGTTCACCCACTTCAGCGAAAAGCGCAAGGCCCTGGTGAACGCGTGGGGCTCCATGGTTCTAGGCGTGCCACTGTGCTGGACCATCCTGGGTGTCGGGATGTCGGGCCAAGCCTCCGTCATCAACAGTCCGCTGCTCTACTTCGAGACTTCCCAGAGCGGCTTCGGCCTCTACGTCAAGTACCTGATGGCGGGATTCCTCGCCGTGTACGCCGTCTCCATGATGACGCAGTTCCTGGCGTACTTCCTGGATGCCATGGCGGTGCTGCGCGGGCAGGCCGCGAACCACCCGACACCCGAGCCGTCCTGA